In a single window of the Caproicibacterium sp. BJN0003 genome:
- a CDS encoding DUF2142 domain-containing protein, whose product MIKDSMKRIFNKEKTKKLWIPLLICCIFAVAGWFFYHSAFDQIDTIPFSSENITWKAVEDREVIESSYITDAKLKQISISCSLTNAAPTIKVQTNNNQKDDRAKGYLKAELIDPDNHVINSVLVNYSDLSESAFSPVLAHFTYAANENRPVKIQITFHQQNDIPLSVAINQDGTLSACMNGFLNTRDNHSLVKGYWILFVLLFAAVLVGYLMLAVFHAKLHWCFLIVGLLLIMGFDMVLPIQSAPDEWNHYSQSYRFSDHLMGKQADPSLITMRHDDAFIFDMIDENPTKQTYLTVFGNIGKKIDGDPNELPMPVEKFGWDGPSYIFEGLAITAGRLMNFNYVTVYYMARVANSLLYLLLFTLAIAIVPVRKGFFAVAALLPMALHLGSSCSSDTQMFPMAFLVFAAWLRLLLKPENEPINIKDWLLFCIPLALLAPSKVYVLFCPLILFIPAKKFKDRHSSRVYRWGSLAIVALFMLLQTGGNAASYTTPGAKTLFTPKFLLTHLQETFLMLFQTVKDLKGTLVENLVGGRLGWSKIPVDHFWIITFIVLLILSMLWKKEESERLPRPLTKHRWQMVFIILLVTGATVYAAFTWTMVYYRFVDGLQGRYFLPLLPLLLLLFQQDNLVPKKGIDRPLVFCGIFCDAFLLLELFTNLLSGTPAIG is encoded by the coding sequence ATGATAAAGGATTCTATGAAAAGGATTTTTAACAAAGAAAAAACGAAGAAATTATGGATTCCACTTTTAATCTGCTGTATCTTTGCTGTTGCCGGATGGTTTTTTTACCATTCTGCATTTGATCAGATCGATACAATTCCTTTTTCTTCAGAAAATATTACATGGAAAGCGGTCGAAGACCGAGAAGTAATAGAATCTTCCTATATAACGGATGCCAAACTGAAACAAATTTCGATCAGCTGTTCTCTAACAAATGCCGCTCCCACTATCAAGGTTCAAACAAACAACAACCAAAAAGACGATCGGGCAAAGGGGTATTTAAAAGCAGAACTAATTGATCCTGATAACCATGTTATTAATTCCGTTCTAGTCAATTACTCTGATCTTTCAGAAAGCGCATTTTCCCCCGTTCTCGCTCATTTTACTTATGCGGCCAACGAAAACCGCCCTGTTAAAATTCAAATCACCTTTCACCAGCAGAACGATATTCCTCTCTCTGTAGCAATCAATCAGGACGGTACGCTTTCTGCCTGTATGAACGGTTTTCTTAATACACGGGATAACCATTCCCTCGTAAAAGGATATTGGATCCTTTTTGTACTGCTTTTTGCTGCGGTTCTTGTGGGTTACCTGATGCTGGCGGTTTTCCATGCAAAACTGCATTGGTGTTTCCTTATCGTGGGCTTACTTCTCATCATGGGATTCGATATGGTTCTTCCGATCCAATCCGCGCCCGACGAATGGAATCATTATTCGCAGAGCTATCGTTTTTCGGATCATCTGATGGGAAAGCAGGCAGACCCAAGTCTTATTACTATGCGCCATGATGATGCTTTTATCTTTGATATGATCGACGAAAATCCAACCAAACAGACTTATTTAACTGTCTTTGGAAATATCGGAAAAAAGATAGACGGTGATCCGAATGAGCTTCCAATGCCGGTTGAAAAATTCGGTTGGGATGGTCCCTCCTATATTTTTGAAGGACTTGCAATTACCGCCGGACGCCTCATGAATTTTAATTATGTAACTGTCTACTATATGGCGCGTGTAGCAAATTCTCTTTTGTATCTGCTGCTTTTTACCCTTGCAATCGCAATTGTTCCCGTGCGAAAAGGATTTTTTGCCGTTGCCGCTTTATTGCCGATGGCACTGCATTTAGGAAGCAGCTGCTCCTCCGATACACAGATGTTCCCGATGGCATTTCTCGTCTTTGCCGCGTGGCTGCGGCTCCTTTTAAAGCCGGAAAATGAACCGATCAACATAAAAGACTGGCTTCTCTTCTGCATTCCATTGGCACTTTTAGCTCCATCAAAAGTCTATGTGCTGTTTTGTCCGCTCATCCTGTTCATTCCGGCTAAAAAATTCAAGGACCGCCATTCTTCCCGTGTTTACCGTTGGGGCTCTCTTGCAATCGTAGCTCTCTTCATGCTGCTGCAAACGGGCGGCAATGCGGCTTCTTATACGACACCCGGCGCTAAAACGCTGTTTACTCCAAAATTTTTACTGACCCATCTACAGGAAACCTTTTTAATGCTTTTCCAAACCGTTAAGGATTTAAAAGGCACGCTGGTTGAAAACCTAGTTGGAGGGCGCTTGGGTTGGTCGAAGATTCCAGTAGACCATTTTTGGATCATCACTTTCATTGTCCTTCTGATTCTTTCCATGCTTTGGAAGAAAGAAGAATCTGAGCGCCTACCGCGGCCGCTTACAAAGCATCGCTGGCAAATGGTCTTTATTATTCTTTTGGTAACCGGCGCAACTGTGTATGCGGCTTTTACATGGACAATGGTTTATTATCGCTTTGTTGATGGGCTGCAGGGGCGGTATTTCCTGCCGCTTCTGCCGCTCCTTCTCCTTCTGTTCCAGCAAGACAATCTGGTTCCCAAAAAGGGAATCGACCGGCCACTTGTTTTTTGTGGTATCTTTTGCGACGCATTTTTACTGCTGGAACTTTTCACAAATCTTCTTTCCGGAACACCGGCAATCGGATAA
- a CDS encoding LicD family protein, with amino-acid sequence MSAFFKEYDTETLLKLQQTLTKMSSALLDFCKKQDLIVLGAYGTTLGAYRHHGFIPWDDDMDFYMPRKDYDKLLSLNAKGITIPGYEIQSLQNNPDYIKPFATLHKPGTLCISQGAENLPGHERMHISIDLFPLDFIPRDPELAKKIASKTLTLCRAMYLGTGLPINFPSENPVFCTFAKLGCSVLRGFLHLTKTNAAAIQKKLDFWRSKGQENPSDRMCYFGEARSLDIWVEDPAKKDSIFLPFNGTQIPVMNHPEEYLARSYGNDFMKLPPISQRHNHAAAVLKF; translated from the coding sequence ATGAGCGCTTTTTTTAAAGAATACGATACAGAAACCCTTTTAAAGCTACAACAGACCCTTACCAAAATGAGTTCTGCATTGCTGGATTTTTGTAAAAAGCAAGACTTAATTGTTCTTGGTGCTTACGGAACCACCTTAGGCGCTTATCGACACCATGGGTTTATTCCATGGGACGATGACATGGATTTTTACATGCCGCGAAAAGATTATGATAAGCTTCTTTCACTCAATGCAAAAGGGATCACCATTCCAGGATACGAAATTCAATCGCTGCAAAATAACCCCGATTACATCAAGCCCTTTGCAACCCTTCATAAGCCTGGAACGCTTTGTATCAGTCAAGGAGCTGAAAATCTTCCGGGGCATGAGCGAATGCATATTTCTATTGATCTTTTTCCGCTGGATTTTATTCCAAGGGACCCGGAACTTGCTAAAAAGATTGCTTCCAAAACGCTTACCCTATGCCGTGCAATGTATTTAGGTACCGGACTCCCTATCAATTTCCCTTCAGAAAATCCAGTTTTTTGCACATTTGCGAAATTAGGCTGCTCCGTATTGCGCGGGTTTCTTCATTTAACAAAAACCAATGCCGCCGCAATCCAGAAAAAGCTTGATTTTTGGCGAAGCAAAGGGCAAGAAAACCCAAGCGACCGAATGTGTTATTTTGGAGAAGCAAGATCCCTCGATATTTGGGTAGAGGATCCTGCTAAAAAGGATTCTATATTCCTTCCTTTTAATGGAACACAGATTCCGGTAATGAATCATCCCGAAGAATATCTTGCTCGCTCATATGGAAATGATTTTATGAAACTTCCCCCTATTTCTCAACGGCACAATCATGCTGCCGCTGTCCTAAAATTCTAA
- a CDS encoding lipopolysaccharide biosynthesis protein produces MYRKALKPATKSGIFFWNMAGSICNAANTVLMTLIITRICGAETAGIYSLALAVGQIVSPVAYFEVRNFQVSDIRHEFSFSEYHLFRLITIIAASIFTVIWILLNGYSGEKLSAVVLCCIFQMIEAYENVFQGLLQLNNRLDLSGKSFTLRVVFDTILFWGLLILTENFFLSLLVYTIFAGIWIFVITVPISNHFEKAHRTSLSFVPQLATACLPLFLTTFLMSYIISAPKYAIDEFLSPDMQTYFSILFMPASVVNLFTFVIYRLYITKMAEDWVNGNRKDFMRQVLFLLLWIALIGIAALLVGWWIGIPFLSWFYGLPQLSAYRSELMIVLLGGIFAATAGWFNVVFTIIRHQKTLLIVNAVSAVCCFLIVRPMVRDFALLGASLCYMVSMAVLTLVQIIFILYFLKQSKKGTEF; encoded by the coding sequence ATGTACCGAAAAGCATTGAAGCCGGCTACAAAAAGCGGCATCTTCTTCTGGAATATGGCAGGCAGCATTTGTAACGCTGCCAACACTGTTTTAATGACGCTGATCATTACAAGGATCTGCGGCGCCGAAACAGCCGGAATCTATTCGCTGGCTTTAGCGGTCGGGCAAATTGTAAGCCCTGTCGCTTATTTTGAAGTGCGAAACTTTCAGGTCAGCGATATCCGCCATGAATTTTCTTTTTCGGAATATCACCTTTTCCGACTGATCACAATTATTGCTGCTTCCATTTTTACGGTTATCTGGATTCTTCTCAATGGATACAGCGGTGAAAAATTGTCGGCGGTTGTTCTCTGCTGTATTTTTCAAATGATCGAAGCCTACGAAAATGTTTTTCAAGGACTTTTACAGCTTAACAACCGTCTCGATCTCTCCGGAAAAAGCTTTACGCTTCGAGTTGTCTTCGATACTATTTTATTTTGGGGTCTATTAATTTTAACAGAAAACTTTTTCCTCTCCCTACTTGTCTATACGATTTTTGCAGGGATTTGGATTTTCGTGATTACAGTTCCTATTTCAAATCATTTTGAAAAGGCTCACCGTACCTCCCTATCTTTTGTTCCACAGCTTGCCACTGCATGCTTACCGCTTTTCTTAACTACTTTTCTGATGTCTTACATTATTTCAGCGCCAAAATACGCAATCGATGAATTTCTTTCGCCGGATATGCAAACCTATTTCAGCATTTTATTTATGCCGGCCTCTGTTGTAAATCTTTTTACGTTTGTCATCTACCGCCTTTATATCACCAAGATGGCGGAAGATTGGGTAAACGGAAACCGCAAAGACTTTATGAGGCAGGTTTTGTTCCTGCTCCTTTGGATCGCCCTGATCGGCATTGCCGCTCTTCTGGTCGGCTGGTGGATTGGAATTCCATTTTTAAGCTGGTTTTACGGTCTGCCTCAGCTCTCTGCTTATCGCTCCGAGTTAATGATTGTCCTGCTAGGTGGAATCTTTGCCGCTACTGCTGGATGGTTTAACGTTGTTTTCACGATTATCCGACACCAAAAAACACTCTTGATCGTCAATGCGGTCTCTGCGGTCTGCTGCTTCTTGATCGTGCGGCCGATGGTACGAGATTTTGCTCTGCTGGGTGCCTCGTTATGCTATATGGTTTCTATGGCCGTTCTGACACTCGTCCAAATTATCTTTATTCTGTATTTTTTGAAGCAGTCAAAAAAGGGCACGGAGTTTTAA
- a CDS encoding glycosyltransferase family 2 protein, whose amino-acid sequence MENPKISFIVPVYQAEKTLNACVDSILSQSMPNFELLLIDDGSPDQSGKICDEMALRDNRIHVFHQKNGGVSHARNLGLQRATGEFVLFVDSDDTISPKMAEKMLTAQKNQKADLVICGILHIWKQKTTQTHYGDFAVSSLQELKEKNASLSLEYAWNAPYNKLYLRSQIQKGFDEKVGLGEDLLFNLSILPACQKIVFLPDCLYYYDHRNENSITQSYREQKFQDALRVYHEKCDFDRKAFGETYVPTAESALLCGDVTRCIQRLVQKGSKSSAEEKQIIESWLCNSEVKEASKIMYRQSPTFLAVWFLIHFKMARLMRTAFRLQK is encoded by the coding sequence ATGGAAAATCCTAAAATCAGTTTTATTGTTCCGGTCTATCAGGCCGAAAAAACTTTAAATGCCTGTGTGGACAGTATTCTATCCCAATCCATGCCAAATTTTGAACTCCTTCTAATCGATGACGGTTCTCCGGATCAGAGCGGAAAAATCTGCGACGAAATGGCACTGCGGGATAATCGGATTCATGTTTTTCATCAAAAAAATGGCGGTGTTTCCCATGCACGAAATTTGGGGCTTCAAAGAGCTACTGGTGAATTTGTTCTTTTTGTAGACAGCGATGATACCATTTCTCCCAAAATGGCAGAAAAAATGCTGACTGCTCAGAAAAATCAAAAAGCAGACCTTGTGATCTGCGGAATTTTACATATCTGGAAACAGAAAACGACACAAACCCATTACGGCGATTTTGCTGTTTCTTCTTTACAGGAGCTAAAGGAAAAGAATGCTTCTCTTTCGTTGGAATATGCGTGGAATGCTCCCTATAATAAACTCTATCTCCGCTCACAGATTCAAAAAGGATTTGATGAAAAAGTAGGCCTTGGAGAAGATTTGCTCTTTAATCTTTCTATTTTGCCTGCCTGTCAGAAAATTGTATTTCTTCCAGATTGCCTGTATTATTACGATCACCGCAATGAAAATTCTATTACACAGTCCTATCGGGAACAAAAATTTCAGGACGCTTTGCGGGTTTACCACGAGAAATGCGACTTTGATCGAAAAGCTTTTGGAGAAACCTATGTTCCAACGGCAGAAAGCGCTCTTCTCTGCGGAGATGTTACCCGCTGCATTCAGCGTCTTGTTCAAAAAGGTAGCAAATCTTCTGCAGAAGAAAAGCAGATCATTGAATCCTGGCTTTGTAATTCGGAAGTCAAAGAAGCTTCCAAAATCATGTACCGTCAAAGTCCAACCTTTCTTGCAGTCTGGTTTCTCATTCATTTTAAAATGGCCAGACTGATGCGAACCGCTTTTCGCCTACAAAAATAG
- a CDS encoding glycosyltransferase family 4 protein has protein sequence MTYCFFSAQYLPSFGGVERYTFNLARELIARGEKSIVVTSERPGLSPHEIDSYGIEVFRVPTHLLMGGRFPVANGGPALNHLLDDIIARCDRAVIQTRFYPLSYFAATRCHKAKIPFIVIDHGAGHLNLGNPIANQCGEWYEHIITANLKKKVPAFYAVSHAGCDWLHHFKIESRGVLYNFIDPRIIKSATDDLDPLKTREKYGLPKDRPIILFTGRLVEEKGVLPLAKAISLLQKEENPPVAVFAGSGPSEEALQKEGDFVYLLGTLEQKEVFALLKASEIFCLPSRSEGMSTSVLEAAACGCYVITTDRGGSKELISSPQYGTILENTEPETIAETIRNLLLFPEKRETAAAAAKEKVLHGFTYASTCTALMEIPWESL, from the coding sequence ATGACTTACTGTTTTTTTTCGGCGCAATATCTTCCCTCTTTCGGCGGGGTGGAACGCTATACTTTTAATCTCGCGCGGGAACTGATCGCCCGCGGCGAAAAATCCATTGTCGTCACCAGTGAAAGGCCCGGGCTTTCTCCACATGAAATTGATTCCTATGGGATCGAAGTTTTCCGGGTTCCCACTCATCTTTTGATGGGCGGGCGGTTTCCCGTTGCAAATGGAGGGCCTGCACTTAACCATTTATTAGACGACATCATTGCTCGCTGCGATCGCGCGGTAATTCAAACAAGGTTTTATCCGCTCTCTTATTTTGCAGCAACCCGCTGCCATAAAGCAAAAATTCCATTTATTGTAATCGATCACGGTGCCGGCCATTTAAATCTTGGAAACCCGATCGCAAATCAGTGCGGAGAATGGTATGAACACATAATTACAGCCAACTTAAAGAAAAAAGTCCCCGCCTTTTATGCCGTCAGCCACGCCGGATGTGATTGGCTCCATCATTTTAAAATTGAATCGCGCGGCGTTCTCTATAATTTTATTGACCCACGGATCATTAAATCTGCTACCGATGATCTTGACCCTCTAAAAACACGGGAAAAATACGGCTTACCAAAAGACCGTCCGATTATCCTTTTCACCGGACGTCTGGTAGAAGAAAAGGGCGTTTTACCGCTTGCGAAAGCGATTTCTCTTCTTCAAAAGGAAGAAAACCCTCCCGTTGCTGTTTTCGCAGGGAGCGGTCCCAGCGAAGAAGCGCTTCAAAAAGAGGGGGATTTTGTTTATCTCTTAGGGACCTTGGAACAAAAAGAGGTCTTTGCTCTTTTAAAAGCCAGTGAGATTTTCTGTCTGCCCAGCCGCAGTGAAGGAATGTCGACTTCCGTATTGGAAGCAGCTGCCTGCGGATGCTATGTCATCACAACAGACCGCGGCGGCAGTAAAGAGCTGATTTCTTCTCCACAATATGGGACCATTTTGGAAAATACCGAACCAGAAACCATTGCCGAAACGATTCGAAACCTGCTTTTATTTCCCGAAAAAAGGGAAACTGCAGCGGCCGCTGCGAAAGAAAAAGTTCTTCATGGATTTACTTACGCTTCTACCTGCACTGCACTGATGGAGATTCCATGGGAATCTCTATAG
- a CDS encoding glycosyltransferase family 2 protein: MITGKDVLNLRTLIIIPAYNEAQNIVRVVDNLIQNFPQYDYVVVNDGSHDQTAQICRDHGYCLIDQPINLGLAGAFQTGMKYAMQNDYDAAIQFDGDGQHRPEFIGAMEEKIKEGYDVVIGSRFVSAEKPKTLRMFGNNLIETFIHMTTHKTITDPTSGMRMFSRRVIRILATEINYGPEPDTIAHLIRSGAKVCEVQVKMDDRIAGESYLNLSRSIRYMATICISIVFIGWFRQKVDLGKEEVLS, from the coding sequence ATGATCACAGGAAAGGATGTTCTTAATTTGCGAACTCTGATTATTATTCCTGCCTATAATGAGGCCCAAAATATTGTCCGCGTTGTGGACAACCTGATTCAGAATTTTCCGCAATATGACTATGTAGTCGTCAACGACGGCAGTCATGACCAAACCGCTCAGATCTGCCGCGATCACGGTTATTGTTTAATTGATCAGCCAATCAATCTAGGACTTGCCGGTGCATTTCAAACCGGAATGAAATATGCAATGCAGAATGATTACGATGCTGCAATTCAATTTGACGGCGACGGACAGCATCGTCCTGAATTTATCGGAGCCATGGAAGAAAAGATCAAAGAAGGCTATGATGTTGTGATCGGCAGCCGTTTTGTCTCAGCGGAAAAGCCTAAAACTCTGCGGATGTTTGGAAACAATCTGATCGAAACTTTTATTCATATGACAACCCATAAAACAATCACCGACCCTACCAGCGGAATGCGAATGTTCAGCCGCCGGGTGATTCGAATTCTTGCAACTGAAATCAACTATGGTCCCGAACCGGATACAATCGCACATCTGATTCGCAGTGGTGCAAAAGTCTGCGAAGTACAGGTGAAAATGGATGACCGAATTGCTGGAGAAAGCTACCTAAATTTATCTCGGAGTATCCGCTACATGGCAACGATTTGTATCAGCATCGTATTTATCGGATGGTTTCGGCAAAAAGTTGACCTTGGAAAAGAGGAGGTTCTCTCATGA
- a CDS encoding DUF2304 domain-containing protein has product MTIWFRVLLLLAAILSLQLVLRNIRKSKLLISDSLFWIFFSAILVILAIFPQIAYVVSDLLGVQSPVNLVYLVIIALLIWRVFKLYLRVSSMDTKLKELTQRIALNEKATHSK; this is encoded by the coding sequence ATGACGATCTGGTTTCGAGTTCTGCTGCTTTTAGCAGCTATCCTTTCTCTTCAGCTTGTTTTACGAAATATTCGTAAATCAAAACTTCTGATCTCCGATAGCCTCTTCTGGATCTTCTTTTCCGCCATCTTGGTCATTCTGGCCATTTTCCCACAGATTGCTTACGTAGTCTCTGATTTATTGGGGGTCCAATCTCCAGTAAATCTTGTCTATTTGGTTATCATTGCGCTTTTGATCTGGCGTGTTTTTAAACTGTATCTGCGTGTCTCTTCCATGGATACAAAATTAAAAGAGCTTACTCAGCGAATCGCGCTGAACGAAAAAGCAACTCATTCAAAATGA
- a CDS encoding aminotransferase class I/II-fold pyridoxal phosphate-dependent enzyme, whose translation MQAIILAAGMGKRLKELTQDNTKCMVKVNGITLIERALTQLDQLSLNRIIIVEGYEGKKLINFIKTLSVKTPITFVDNPIYDKTNNIYSLWLAKDYLLEDDTLLLESDIIFEDSVLHALTDDPRDTLALVDRYESWMDGTVMQIDKNDRILSFVPGKDFDFKNTDSYYKTVNLYKFGKEFSRTHYVPFLEAYSKALGNNEYYEQVLRVIAMLDNPGIYAKRLEGQRWYEIDDIQDLDIASSLFSSNDEELLSSVESRYGGYWRYPKLLDFCYLVNPYFPPQKMINEMQSNFVSLLTQYPSGMKVNSLLAARNFNLHSDEILVGNGAAELIKSFMSFQNGKIGVIRPTFEEYPNRYSPEKEVIFRPNNADFSYTADDLMSFFSDKGISTLVLINPDNPSGNLIPKKDLLRLLAWCKEKFICLLLDESFADFSQQDASLLEQSLILANPNLFVMKSISKSYGVPGIRLGVFASGNKELIASMKKDVAIWNINSFGEFFMQIEEKYKKDYSASLLKIKEARKKFVSQLSSIPQLRIIPSEANYVMAEIVSQKWTALSLTKELLSKNNILIKDLTKKVGKQYIRIAVRNETDNQKLTNCLKKLF comes from the coding sequence ATGCAGGCAATTATTTTGGCCGCTGGAATGGGAAAGCGACTAAAGGAACTAACGCAAGACAACACCAAATGTATGGTAAAAGTAAACGGAATCACTCTGATTGAACGCGCGCTCACTCAACTCGATCAGCTTTCTCTTAACCGTATTATTATTGTGGAAGGGTACGAGGGGAAAAAGTTAATCAACTTTATTAAGACGCTTTCTGTTAAGACTCCCATTACCTTTGTTGACAATCCTATTTACGACAAGACAAACAATATTTATTCTCTATGGCTTGCAAAAGACTACCTTTTGGAAGATGATACTTTGCTTTTAGAATCGGATATCATTTTTGAAGATTCTGTTCTGCATGCATTGACGGACGATCCCAGAGATACGTTGGCACTGGTTGATCGTTACGAAAGCTGGATGGACGGCACGGTCATGCAAATTGACAAAAATGACCGAATTCTTTCATTTGTTCCTGGAAAAGATTTTGATTTTAAGAATACGGATTCTTACTATAAAACAGTAAATCTTTATAAATTCGGCAAGGAATTTTCCCGCACACATTATGTGCCGTTCTTGGAAGCCTACTCTAAAGCGCTAGGAAACAATGAATATTATGAGCAGGTCCTTCGGGTAATCGCTATGCTTGATAATCCCGGAATTTACGCAAAACGACTTGAGGGGCAGCGCTGGTACGAAATTGACGATATTCAGGATCTTGATATCGCTTCTTCTCTTTTTTCTTCGAATGATGAAGAGCTTCTTTCCTCTGTCGAAAGCCGTTATGGCGGATATTGGCGCTATCCAAAGCTTCTTGATTTTTGCTACCTCGTTAACCCTTATTTCCCTCCTCAGAAAATGATCAACGAGATGCAGTCGAATTTTGTATCTCTGCTGACCCAATATCCTTCCGGCATGAAGGTTAACAGTCTTTTGGCTGCACGAAATTTTAATCTTCATTCCGATGAGATTTTAGTAGGAAACGGTGCCGCTGAGTTAATTAAATCATTTATGAGCTTTCAAAACGGCAAAATCGGTGTTATTCGCCCCACCTTCGAAGAATACCCCAATCGCTACAGTCCCGAAAAAGAAGTTATCTTCCGTCCTAATAATGCAGACTTTTCCTATACAGCCGATGATTTAATGTCATTTTTTTCAGACAAAGGAATCTCTACATTAGTTTTAATTAACCCGGATAACCCCAGCGGCAACCTCATTCCTAAAAAAGATTTACTGCGTTTGCTCGCTTGGTGCAAAGAAAAATTTATCTGCTTACTGCTCGATGAATCTTTTGCTGATTTTTCTCAACAGGATGCTTCTCTATTGGAACAATCTCTGATTTTAGCTAATCCAAATCTTTTCGTCATGAAATCCATCTCGAAATCTTATGGTGTTCCCGGAATTCGTCTGGGCGTTTTTGCAAGCGGAAACAAAGAACTGATTGCTTCGATGAAAAAAGACGTAGCAATCTGGAATATCAACTCCTTCGGTGAATTTTTCATGCAGATCGAAGAAAAGTACAAAAAAGATTATTCCGCTTCTCTTTTGAAGATTAAAGAAGCACGTAAAAAATTTGTATCACAGCTCTCCTCCATACCGCAGCTTCGGATCATTCCATCAGAAGCAAACTATGTAATGGCAGAGATTGTTTCTCAGAAATGGACCGCTCTTTCATTAACCAAAGAATTACTCAGTAAAAATAACATTCTGATCAAAGACCTTACCAAAAAGGTAGGGAAGCAGTATATTCGTATTGCTGTTCGCAATGAAACAGACAATCAAAAGTTGACTAACTGTCTCAAAAAGCTTTTCTAA